A window of the Thermodesulfovibrionales bacterium genome harbors these coding sequences:
- a CDS encoding ATP-binding protein has product MIKRTLIIALIIIIFLFAGAALVAFLSLLRLNKEMIMINTATESLLQRQRLHEFIIRFEKETPSIESLSSGVKELEAILGECMECHRGSADKDAIFLIQRLSVFNERLSDITQKSVINEYEVRIIFDKMDDLTAEALVNGRNFMSERIERGIYVIRRMGILTFSVTLAGGGLIFAVFLLVNRSLKKNIFSVIKASVDIAEGKNVDEINFGEDFLPVKDAFMRLQSQLKEKEEEIKTIANRAAQAEKLTALGELVAGVSHELNNPLQVIVGYSEMAMSEDSLPENYKILLSRIYESAIRASKIVRNLREFARQREPLKEYIDLRQIVDKVIELLEYEFSSSGIIVNRNYSNIPLINADPDQIKQVVLNLLKNAQDAIMETGKGEGKIDISIKSKDHSVVLEISDTGNGIPDEHINRIFEPFFTTKPVGKGTGLGLSITYGIITAHNGNISVKSRKGEGTTFTIELPAIGEK; this is encoded by the coding sequence ATGATAAAACGAACATTAATCATTGCACTGATCATTATTATTTTTCTTTTTGCAGGAGCTGCACTTGTTGCCTTCTTAAGCCTCCTGAGGCTTAATAAGGAAATGATAATGATTAATACAGCTACAGAGAGTCTGCTCCAGCGTCAGAGGCTTCACGAATTCATTATAAGATTTGAAAAAGAAACTCCTTCAATAGAATCCCTTTCAAGTGGAGTTAAGGAGCTTGAGGCGATCCTTGGCGAATGCATGGAATGTCATAGAGGAAGTGCTGATAAAGATGCTATTTTTCTCATACAGAGGCTTTCCGTTTTTAATGAGAGGCTCAGTGATATTACTCAGAAAAGCGTTATTAATGAATACGAAGTAAGGATTATCTTTGACAAGATGGATGACCTCACCGCGGAAGCCCTTGTTAACGGAAGAAATTTCATGAGTGAAAGGATAGAAAGAGGTATTTACGTGATAAGGAGAATGGGTATCCTAACATTTTCTGTTACGCTTGCCGGTGGAGGTCTTATTTTTGCTGTCTTCTTGCTGGTGAACAGAAGCCTGAAGAAGAATATCTTCTCTGTAATAAAGGCATCAGTTGATATCGCAGAAGGTAAGAATGTAGATGAGATAAACTTCGGTGAGGACTTTTTACCTGTAAAAGATGCCTTCATGAGACTTCAGAGTCAGCTAAAGGAAAAGGAGGAAGAGATTAAGACAATTGCCAACAGGGCAGCACAGGCAGAAAAGCTTACTGCTCTTGGAGAACTTGTGGCCGGTGTGAGTCATGAGCTAAATAATCCCCTTCAGGTAATTGTGGGATATTCAGAGATGGCGATGAGTGAAGACTCTTTACCAGAAAATTATAAAATCCTTTTATCAAGGATATATGAATCAGCGATCAGGGCATCAAAGATTGTGAGGAACCTAAGGGAATTTGCAAGGCAGAGAGAGCCTCTCAAGGAGTATATTGATCTCAGACAGATAGTTGATAAGGTGATTGAACTTCTTGAATACGAATTTTCTTCATCAGGGATAATCGTCAACAGAAATTATAGTAATATTCCTCTTATTAATGCAGATCCAGATCAGATTAAGCAGGTAGTGCTGAACCTCCTCAAGAATGCCCAGGATGCCATAATGGAAACAGGAAAAGGTGAGGGGAAAATAGATATATCAATCAAGAGCAAAGATCATTCCGTAGTGCTTGAGATAAGCGATACAGGGAACGGCATACCAGATGAACATATAAACAGAATCTTTGAGCCCTTCTTCACAACAAAACCTGTTGGTAAAGGTACAGGACTGGGACT
- a CDS encoding PepSY domain-containing protein → MRLKNLNLRLKIIHLISCLSLTPTLIFFPASIAFSQPACPDCPGYRKTPYGAYCPGKGKYGEKKPVRSKEEAVAILRSYFQDKGLVINIIRERRWGFIAEIRNADGSLLDIVVVDKRTGRIRSIY, encoded by the coding sequence ATGAGATTAAAGAACTTAAATTTAAGATTAAAGATAATACACTTAATTTCCTGCTTATCCCTTACCCCGACCTTAATTTTTTTTCCTGCCTCCATAGCCTTTTCTCAGCCAGCCTGTCCTGATTGTCCTGGTTATAGAAAAACCCCTTACGGAGCTTACTGTCCTGGCAAAGGGAAGTATGGCGAAAAAAAACCGGTAAGAAGTAAAGAGGAGGCAGTGGCTATACTCAGGTCCTATTTTCAGGATAAAGGGCTTGTAATAAACATTATAAGGGAGAGGAGGTGGGGATTTATTGCTGAGATAAGAAATGCTGATGGTTCTCTTTTAGATATAGTAGTGGTGGATAAAAGGACAGGAAGGATAAGGTCAATATATTAG
- a CDS encoding periplasmic heavy metal sensor has protein sequence MKKLIFLVLAVILLSGLGATVYAGWGHGGWDWMDIKGVDIEKVKKFQKETLSLRDELHIKKLELRQEYEKDKPDLDRIAQLRKEIIDLQTKIQKIASSYGLPAGGPGGCGRMGRGFTGGMRCGCQVFDQD, from the coding sequence ATGAAAAAATTAATATTTCTTGTTCTTGCGGTAATCCTTCTTTCAGGTCTGGGTGCTACAGTATATGCTGGATGGGGTCACGGAGGATGGGACTGGATGGATATCAAGGGAGTCGATATTGAGAAGGTCAAAAAATTCCAGAAGGAGACACTGAGCCTCAGGGATGAGCTTCATATTAAGAAGCTGGAGCTCAGGCAGGAATATGAAAAAGATAAGCCAGATCTTGACAGGATTGCTCAGCTCAGAAAGGAGATAATTGACCTTCAGACAAAGATCCAGAAGATAGCATCCAGTTACGGTCTTCCAGCCGGTGGGCCTGGTGGCTGTGGTAGAATGGGAAGAGGCTTCACGGGTGGAATGAGATGCGGATGTCAGGTTTTTGATCAGGATTAA